From Paenibacillus physcomitrellae, the proteins below share one genomic window:
- a CDS encoding Na-translocating system protein MpsC family protein, translating into MMICAGDFKQEILRIYNAINKKMFNAGVKQQKVDFVGNKIIILSKNARVPVLKVLDESHRQATLQLDHLLFQLLKQEIKEELRKQFQLNTVTVLKDYDTETELSGTIIVLERDVEDYLNELPELR; encoded by the coding sequence ATGATGATATGTGCCGGCGATTTTAAGCAGGAGATTCTGAGGATTTACAACGCGATAAACAAGAAAATGTTTAACGCCGGTGTGAAACAGCAGAAGGTCGATTTTGTCGGCAATAAGATCATTATTCTTTCAAAGAATGCCAGGGTGCCTGTTTTGAAGGTTCTCGATGAAAGCCATCGTCAAGCCACCCTCCAGCTGGATCATCTGCTCTTTCAGTTGTTAAAGCAGGAAATCAAGGAAGAATTGAGGAAGCAATTCCAATTGAATACCGTCACCGTGCTCAAAGACTACGATACAGAGACCGAATTATCCGGTACGATCATTGTTCTTGAGCGTGACGTCGAAGATTATCTGAATGAACTCCCGGAACTCCGATAG
- a CDS encoding ABC transporter ATP-binding protein, producing the protein MTHKIEIKGVSKWFRRNGENIAAMQETNLQIEAGRFVSIIGPSGCGKSTLFNIIAGLMPPSSGQVLADGENIVGKAGHVGYMLQKDMLLPWRTILDNIILGMEVRGVPYKEAASRALPLMEKYGLKGFDKHYPKELSGGMRQRAALLRTLLYDRDIILLDEPFGALDAQTRLTMQNWLLQIWADFGKTVLFVTHDIDEAIYLSDDIYVFSPRPGRIKSKITVTMPRPRHTEDMTSPAFMELKHHLMDLLSAGHEDAEHIS; encoded by the coding sequence ATGACCCACAAAATCGAGATTAAGGGCGTCAGTAAATGGTTTCGCAGAAACGGAGAAAATATCGCCGCCATGCAGGAGACCAACCTGCAGATCGAAGCGGGGCGTTTCGTCAGCATTATCGGGCCAAGCGGGTGCGGCAAGTCCACTTTGTTCAACATCATCGCCGGTCTGATGCCGCCGTCTTCGGGGCAGGTATTGGCGGACGGCGAGAACATCGTCGGCAAAGCCGGCCATGTCGGTTACATGCTGCAAAAGGATATGCTGCTTCCGTGGCGGACGATTCTGGACAACATCATTTTGGGCATGGAGGTCAGGGGAGTCCCTTACAAGGAAGCCGCGAGCAGAGCGCTGCCCTTGATGGAGAAATACGGCCTCAAAGGGTTCGACAAGCATTACCCGAAGGAGCTGTCCGGCGGGATGCGCCAGCGGGCCGCGCTGCTGCGGACACTGCTGTACGACCGGGATATTATTTTGCTGGATGAGCCGTTTGGAGCTTTGGATGCTCAGACCCGCCTGACCATGCAGAACTGGCTGCTGCAAATTTGGGCCGATTTCGGTAAAACCGTCCTGTTCGTCACCCACGACATTGATGAAGCGATTTATCTGTCGGACGATATTTACGTCTTCTCCCCAAGGCCTGGACGGATCAAGTCCAAAATCACAGTTACGATGCCGCGGCCGCGCCATACCGAAGATATGACTTCCCCGGCGTTTATGGAACTCAAGCATCATCTGATGGATCTGCTATCGGCCGGTCACGAGGATGCGGAGCATATTTCATAA
- a CDS encoding ABC transporter permease, translated as METARQEAFVIHTVKAVPPSAEPVKTLEPSPAPLILDEEALARKRSRRITIGRLLVAVLIFVVWELFTRFGWIDKYYWSSPSAIVKTMWTGLTQGTLLDDIAYTSASTVIGFIAGTLFGSALGLSFWWSRSYAGISEPYLIILNALPKLALAPVLVILLGIGFFSKVALAFSMTVVVSALSAYSGVKSVDPDMEKLMYSLGSKRRQVFAKVVVPWSMPWMISSLRINIALALAGAIVGEFIASSKGVGRMIMYAGTILDINLVWVGVVVLSLLSMVMYWGVVLLEKWLAKGFVK; from the coding sequence ATGGAAACCGCACGTCAAGAAGCTTTTGTCATTCATACGGTTAAAGCTGTACCCCCGTCTGCTGAACCGGTGAAAACCTTGGAACCCTCACCTGCTCCACTGATCCTGGACGAGGAGGCTTTGGCCCGCAAAAGGTCGCGCCGGATCACGATCGGCCGCCTGCTGGTGGCTGTATTGATCTTTGTGGTTTGGGAGCTGTTCACCCGTTTCGGCTGGATCGACAAATATTATTGGAGTTCGCCGAGCGCCATCGTCAAAACGATGTGGACGGGTTTGACCCAAGGGACGCTGCTGGATGACATTGCTTATACCTCAGCTTCGACGGTCATTGGTTTTATTGCCGGTACGCTGTTTGGTTCTGCACTGGGCTTGTCCTTCTGGTGGTCCAGATCCTATGCCGGCATCAGTGAGCCGTATTTGATCATCCTTAACGCGCTGCCGAAGCTGGCCTTGGCTCCTGTCCTGGTGATCCTGCTCGGGATTGGCTTCTTCTCCAAGGTAGCGCTGGCTTTCTCGATGACGGTCGTCGTTTCGGCCCTCTCAGCTTACAGCGGTGTCAAAAGTGTCGATCCTGACATGGAAAAGCTCATGTACTCCCTGGGCTCCAAACGCCGCCAGGTGTTCGCCAAGGTGGTTGTTCCCTGGTCAATGCCGTGGATGATCAGCAGTCTGCGGATCAATATCGCCCTGGCGCTGGCCGGAGCCATCGTCGGCGAGTTCATCGCCTCCAGCAAAGGCGTCGGCCGGATGATCATGTATGCAGGTACGATCCTCGACATTAATCTGGTATGGGTGGGCGTCGTGGTGCTGTCGTTGTTGTCCATGGTCATGTATTGGGGAGTGGTTCTCCTCGAAAAATGGCTGGCCAAAGGCTTCGTGAAATAA
- a CDS encoding ABC transporter substrate-binding protein, with the protein MKRKKRVVPLLLLLAISIGLLSACGNKEAGTADAAAPGNGKLKKIVIAEPLHSTGYLPLYLAQREGYFAKQGLDVEVIQAAGGAHITAVVSGDAWGVIGGVESNALGNKNSSDPIVSVVNAVNRANVYLVAKKGLAPAGDSPEQMKEFLKGKKIAAGRHGGTPNLLTRYYLISLGLDPEKDVTLLEPADASTVVTMVQQGAADIANGAEPQISDGVAKGVWDEPFYKFHDLGDFSYSVLSVKRSTIEKDPETVQKFTNAILEALKTVQSDKELATKDLKAEFPTLSDDAIKASMDRAYADNLWSLDGQISEAGVKQDMDVMIKTGIYSGDYSYADLVDMQFVNQAK; encoded by the coding sequence ATGAAGAGGAAAAAAAGAGTTGTACCGCTGCTGCTGCTTCTTGCAATAAGTATTGGGCTGTTGTCCGCCTGCGGCAACAAAGAGGCCGGGACAGCCGATGCCGCCGCTCCCGGGAATGGCAAGCTGAAGAAGATAGTCATCGCCGAGCCGCTTCATTCAACCGGCTATCTGCCGCTGTATTTGGCGCAGCGGGAAGGTTATTTTGCCAAACAAGGGCTGGATGTGGAAGTGATTCAGGCTGCGGGCGGCGCGCATATCACGGCAGTAGTCAGTGGTGATGCTTGGGGCGTCATCGGCGGCGTGGAATCCAATGCGCTGGGTAATAAAAACAGCTCCGACCCGATCGTTTCGGTTGTGAACGCGGTCAATCGCGCTAACGTATATCTGGTTGCCAAGAAAGGACTGGCTCCGGCAGGCGATTCACCGGAACAAATGAAAGAGTTCCTGAAAGGTAAGAAGATCGCGGCTGGCCGTCATGGCGGTACGCCAAACCTGCTGACCCGCTACTATCTGATCAGCCTGGGACTGGATCCGGAGAAGGACGTAACGCTGCTTGAGCCGGCGGATGCTTCAACCGTGGTGACTATGGTTCAGCAGGGCGCAGCCGACATTGCCAATGGCGCCGAACCTCAAATCAGCGATGGCGTAGCCAAAGGCGTATGGGATGAACCTTTTTACAAATTCCATGACCTTGGTGATTTCTCTTATTCCGTGCTCAGCGTCAAGAGATCCACGATTGAGAAGGACCCGGAGACGGTGCAAAAGTTCACGAATGCGATTCTGGAAGCCTTGAAGACTGTGCAGTCCGATAAAGAGCTGGCGACCAAAGACCTGAAAGCCGAATTCCCTACGCTGTCGGATGACGCGATTAAAGCCTCGATGGACCGGGCCTATGCGGATAACCTGTGGAGCCTGGACGGGCAGATTTCCGAAGCGGGCGTCAAGCAGGATATGGATGTAATGATCAAAACCGGGATCTATTCCGGAGATTACAGCTATGCGGATCTGGTGGATATGCAGTTTGTGAACCAAGCCAAATAA